DNA sequence from the Burkholderiales bacterium genome:
GTCGCGCCGACCACCGGTTCGGCGACGAACGCGGCGACCCGGTGCGCGCCGACGCGGCGGATCTCGGCGTCGAGTTCGTCCGCCGCGCGGAAGCCGTAGGCTTCGTCGGACTCGCCTTCCTGCCGGTAGCGGTAGGCGTGGCACGGTGCGATGTGCGTGGCCGGCAGCAGCATCGGCGCGTACATCGCGCGCCGCGCCAGGTGTCCGCCCACCGCGAGCGCGCCGAGCGTGTTGCCGTGGTAGCTCATCCGCCGCGCGATGACGTGCGATCGTTCGGGCTCGCCGCGCTCGACGAAGTGCTGGCGCACGAGCTTCAGCGCCACCTCCATCGCCTCCGAGCCGCTGCCGACGAAGGCGACGCGGCCGGCGCCGAATCCGGCCGGGGCGTTCGCGATCAGCTTGGCGGCAAGGGCTTCCGCCGGGGCGTTGGTGAAGAACGACGTGTGCGCGTAGGGCAGCTTTGCGACCTGCGCGCACAGCGCGTGGGCGACGTCCGGATGCGAGTGCCCGAGGCTCGAGACCGCGGCGCCGCCGGAGGCGTCGAGGTAGCGCCTGCCGTCGCGGTCGACGAGCCAGCAGCCTTCGCCGGCGACCGCGAGGGGCGGAGTCGCGACGAGCGAGCGGTGCAGGACGGCGCTCCGGGTCATGGGGGCGGGCGGGTCGAGGACCGCCGCATCGCCCGCGCCGGGCGCCGCGCGCTCCGGCCGGAGGCCACCGGCGTTTTGCCATTAAAACATTGGTTGACTGGCAAATCAACCGCGCGTACAACCGGGGCGCGGCGTCCGGCGCCGGGCGCGCGCGCCGGACCCATGCACGCTCCCGTCGACCTCGCCGCCGCCGTCCACGCGACCCTGCCGGCGTCGCTCCATTGGCGCGGCGAGCCGAACGACTGGGTGCGTGTCACCCGGCCGGGGATGCGGCTGCATTCGTTTCTCGAAGGCCCGCAGTTCTCGCCCGACGGCGCGCTGTGGTGCGTCGACGTCCCCTACGGCCGCATCCTGCGGGTCGACGCGGCGGGCGAGTGGAGCGTCGTCCACTCGGGCGACGGGCAGCCGCACGGGCTCGCGCTCCTGCCCGACGGCGCATTCGCGGTGACCGACTACCGGCACGGGCTTCTGCGCTACGACCCGCGCGGCGGCTCGATGTCGGTCATCTGCGCGCGCGGCGCCGAGGGACCGTTCCGCGGGTTGAGCGACGTCGCGCGCGGGGAGGGCGGCGACCTGTGGTTCACCGACCCGGGGCGCACGAGCCTCTCCGACCCGACCGGGCGGCTCTACCGCCTGCGGCCCGGAGCGCAGCAGCCCGAGTGCGTGCTTGACACCATTCCGTACCCGAACGGCGTCGCGCTCTCGCCCGACGGGCGTCACGTCTACGTGGCGGCCACGCGCGCGAACGCGGTGTGGCGCCTCTTCGCCGACAGC
Encoded proteins:
- a CDS encoding SMP-30/gluconolactonase/LRE family protein; this translates as MHAPVDLAAAVHATLPASLHWRGEPNDWVRVTRPGMRLHSFLEGPQFSPDGALWCVDVPYGRILRVDAAGEWSVVHSGDGQPHGLALLPDGAFAVTDYRHGLLRYDPRGGSMSVICARGAEGPFRGLSDVARGEGGDLWFTDPGRTSLSDPTGRLYRLRPGAQQPECVLDTIPYPNGVALSPDGRHVYVAATRANAVWRLFADSPDAGPPMAGVWTQLSGGLGPDGIAVHPRGFVAVAHGQAGRAWVFDPLGDVVARVRTPGGTWTTSVAWFPDGRRLAIVDAQTAALYAIDLARVLDRIPA